CGTTCAGCCAGCTACAGAAGGGGCCATCTAGTTCAACCTTTCGACAGGGGTTGGAGAGATGAGGTAAGTTATCCAGTGAGGGCAAATTGGACAAGGTGCTCGCCCCCTTAACCAGCTTTGAACCTGATCCGTTCTTTCAGACGGCAGGCACCCCGATCGAACCGAAGATTTCATCAGGTTCTCCTCCTGTGCAGGAGTAGTTCTCGCAGCGGCCTATCAGCGGAAATCGGTCCTCTCCACCCTCGAAGCGGTGAGGTGAATCCCCGATTCCATCGCCTTCGGCGTCGTGTCCGGAGTAAACTGACCAGAAGTTTCCAAGGTAGGCCGTGAAGTTATTTCCCCCATATCTGTAGACTATCGGCTCGGGAGAATGCCAGAAGGATGTTGAATTCCTCGAAAAGGGGTCATTCTTGTTCTCATCGAAGTTGTTCAAGTAGATCAAATTGCCGCTGGAATGATATATCTTGAGCCCCGAATCTGCGTTGTCGGTCAGGTTGTTCTGCACAATCTTATTTTTATTGGATCTAAATAGGGCAATGCTGCAACCCTCCGGCCCTCCCGTGGCGGTGTTACCTTTAACAAAGTTGCAGTTGCTGGAATCAAGGTAGATGCCCCTCCCCAACCATGAGCGGTCTTGGGCGACGTTTCCGACTATGACGTTGTTGTCTGACTCCAGAAGATGGATGCCATTTCCACCCCATCCGCCCCTTAAGCAGTTGTCTTTGAGTATGTTGTTCTCACAGATGTTGAAGAAAACGGCCGTCCCCATAAAACCGCTGCATTCGACATGGTTCTGGGATATGTTGTTCTCTTTTGACCGTGTCAGACAAATCCCAAATCCAGAGTTGCGGATTACGTTCTCCCGGATTATGTTCCCGTCAGAGATCACATCTATTCCAAGATCCGTCAACCTGAACCCCTCAAAAGTTATCCCGTCTTCGATCAAGGTTATTGCGCCGTAGCTTCCATCTGACAACAAGAGCGGTTTCCCTTCGCCGGAATCTACGCCCCGCAAAGTGAGCCGCTTGTCGATGACGAGATCTTCGTTATAGGTGCCGCTCATCACTTCTATGACGTCTCCAGGCAGAGCCTCGCGAATAGCGGCCTGGATGTTCTCCCCCGGCCCGACGGTGATGTTCGCTGCCCCAGCCAATCCGAAGAGATATAAAATAACCGCCAATACGCCCAGAAGGGCAAAGGTTATTGGATGATGCATACTGATCTTCATTCAGATCAGCTTTCCATTGTTATATAGTTAAAATTTACGCTGTAAAGGAACGTTCAACGTTTTAAGGATTCGATAAATCCAATTTAAAGCTATCTTTATTTCAACTATATTTTAATGACTTAAACACATAGATATGTATGATCAAAGCTCCTCGTCCTCCCGATTTGAGCTACATGATGTATCAACTCCCCAAGAATCAGATGGCAGAAATCCGGGCAATTTTATGAGGGGTAGCCAAAAAGGAAGGTGGGAGCCGCCCCGATATTCGTTTCGGGGCAGCTTAACGAGTCCTTAATTTAGATGCAGGGCAGCCAGTCGACCTTGACTTCGCCGCAGGTTCCGTTGCCCCAGAGCTGGATGAACTTCTCGATGGAGAAGACGCCCGTCAGATCCTCGACGGAGCGGCCCCACTCGTAGTGCCTCCCCTTGCAGTTGACGCTGACGTCCTTGGAGAGCCAGCCGATGTGGGCGACGCCGATGACGTTGGAGTTGAAGTTCGCCTCCAGGGCTCCGGTGCAGTCGCCGCAGCCGTAGCAGCCGTCCTCGCCACAGTATGGCACCCCATTTGTGGGGTCAGAGTTCAATACCCTCCCCCTCCACCAAGGCCATATACCACAGTCGCGCCTGGTCTTCACCTCGGTGTTCTTCTGGAGGTGCTCGGCGTGGGTGTACATCTCGACGACTACGGCTCCGATGTAGTAGTTCTGGACGCAGAGCTTCTCGATCCACTTCTGGTCGTAGGTGCCGGTCTGGTAGCTGACAGGCATGTACTCAAACTCGGCCTCCTTGTTGAAGTTGATGTAGTCGACGCAGCAGCAGGGATCGTTCCACCCCTCGATGATGCAGGGGTCGGGTCGACAGGCCCAATAGGGGTTTCCGCACGGGCAGTCCCAGCAGCACCAGGGTCCGAAGGGGTCCCTCTCGGCCTCGATCTCGGTCCTCTCGGTGATGACGTTTCCGCTTCCAGACTCCTTCTCGACCAGCTTGTTTCCGTTGAGGCCGGGCTGGGTCTGGATTATGGTCTCTACGTTCTTGTAGCCAACGCCCTTGATGTTGGCCTTCTCGTACATGTAGTTGGCAGCGCCTGCCATGCCGACAACCGCCATGCAGAGGAGGAGCAGTACCGCTAGTTTTCTCTTCAATTAATCCCTCCAAAAAACTCTCAGAGATCTCAATATAAATAGATTAACATCATGGAATTTTCGCATTGGGGATCGAACATATAATTTTATCAAGATATGATCATCGCTTATAAAGTCTCGATGCTAACGATAATCAGTCAGTAAATACAATAACTTATAATAAAATTATCTCAACTGCCGGATGTATCGCGATTGATCGGCGCAGAATAACTGGATATGTTTGTGGTGCAGCATGATGAAAACCAATACCCCTCAGCCCAAAGTCTTTTGTAGACCACAGATATGCCAAAGTTTTGCGCGACGGCTGGATCGGCCGGACGATCTGCTTTAACTATATCGATCGGTCAAAATAAAGAGGTGGGTGGCCGCCCCGGTCGGCTATCGAGGCAGCCTAACGAGTTCTTCGAATTCAGATGCAGGGCAGCCAGTCGACCCTGACTTCGCCGCAGGTTCCGTTGCCCCAGAGCTGGATGAACTTCTCGATGGAGAAGACGCCCGTCAGGTCCTCGACGGAGCGGCCCCACTCGTAGTGCCTCCCCTTGCAGTTGACGCTGACGTCCTTGGATAGCCAGCCGATGTGGGCGACGCCGATGACGTTGGAGTTGAAGTTCGCCTCCAGGGCTCCGGTGCAGTCGCCGCAGCCGTAGCAGCCGTCAGCGCCGCAGTATGCTATATGATTTATTCTCGCCTTGAGGCTCCGGAGGCAGTGGAGGCAGTGGAGGGTCCGGAGGCAGTGGAGGCAGTGGAGGCTGCGGAGGCAGAGGAAGCCACGAGTTGCAATCGCGCCTGGTCTTCACCTCGGTGTTCTTCTGGAGGTGCTCGGCATGGGTATACATCTCGACGACTACGGCTCCGATGTAGTAGTTCTGGACGCAGAGCTTCTCGATCCACTTCTGGTCGTAGGTGCCGGTCTGGTAGCTGACAGGCATGTACTCAAACTCGGCCTCCTTGTTGAAGTTGATGTAGTCGACGCAGCAGCAGGGATCGTTCCAGCCCTCGATGATGCATTCGCCAGGTGGACAGGCAAAATAGTCAGATCCACACTCGTCCCAGCAACACCATGGTCCGAAGGGGTCCCTCTCGGCCTCGATCTCGGTCCTCTCGGTGATGACGTTTCCGCTTCCAGACTCCTTCTCGACCAGCTTGTTTCCGTTGAGGCCGGGCTGGGTCTGGATTATGGTCTCTACGTTCTTGTAGCCAACGCCCTTGACGTTGGCCTTCTCGTACATGTAGTTGGCAGCGCCTGCCATGCCGACAACCGCCATGCAGAGGAGGAGCAGTACCGCTAGTTCTCTCTTCAATCAATTCCTCCAATCGTTCCTGCTGATGAAGAATATAAAAACTTTTACCTAGCCTCCTCAATTTTGATCGGAGCTTGAGTTGGGGCATCTTCGTTATGCCCCCAAATTATCCTCGCCTCAGAAGTCTGCCACGGCCTCGAAAAGCATTAAATTAAAAAATATAACTTTATAATATATATTTATCCGGAAGCTCTTCCGCCATAAGAAGGCCGAATGAATGTAAGAATTTACAAAACTTCCTACGACAAAAGAAACTGAAATAGTATCGGGTCTCCTCTCGACCCTTTAACTCGGTGGAATATCTGCGCGACGACTATAGCGACCTCCTCATGATGATCGCCCCCTCGCCGTCGGGGTAGTAGTTCTTGGCGGTGGTGAAGATCTCAAACCCCAGGTCGACGTAAAGCCCCTGGGCCCGCTTGTTCGTCGCCCTCACCTCCAGGATGACATCGACGACCCCGAGCCTCCGGAAGATCTCCAGAAGCTCCATCAAGAGGCGTCTGCCGACCCCCCGCCCCCGGTATCCGGACCTCACCGCTATCCAGAAGACCCTCCCCTCCAGGGGCGACTGCCTGAACCCCAGGACCATCCCTACGATCCTGCCGCCCTCCTCCGCCACCAGGAAGGATGTGGGGTAGTTCTCGTAGAAGTAGGTGAGAAGGTACGGGTCGTGCCCTCCCCCCGCCTCGGCGTCCAAGGCGACCGCCTCGGAGTAGTCGGGAGGCTCAAACCTCCTGATCTTTACTCCGCCCTTTATCTTCCCACCAACTTCCATCTCTTTCATACCGGGCAACTCAGCCCTGGGCCTCAAGATAAAAATAGCTTACCGACGGGGAGGTTTTTATCCCATCCGGTGATGGTTGGACGGAGAGGCGATCCTGGAGGCGGCCGCCTCCTCTCGCCGATATGGAGCCCTCCGGGAAGGGATCGGGGGCTATTGGGAGACGGTGTCGATATGAACCTGGATGCGGGTCTTGGGATTCTGGCGGTTCTGATCCTCACCTTCGGTCAGGGAGAGGCGGCTCTCTCACCGGGGCTGGAGGCCGTCAGCTTCAACGGCACCACCTACCTCCTCGCGAAGTCCGAGGCGGAGGTGATCGTCCCCGCAAACGGCAGCAGCTTCAACTTCACCCTTCCCATCAGGGCTGATATCAGGCTCTTCAACTCCTCGGGGGGGGAGGTTCCCGCGGAGACGAGGGTCGATTTCTGGCGGGGGTACTACAACTATCAGGTCGTCGCCGGGGAGGAGGTGGACGGGCACCTAAACTACACCCTCCCCATCGCAGACCAGAGGTTCGTCGTCCTCGCCGAGGAGGGCTCCAGCGTCCGGGTCGTCCTTCCCCCGGGGTACGCCACCGGCGATCGGCTCCTGGGGAGGGCTAGGCCCACCCCCGACCGAATAGAGTCCCTGGATAACAGGACGGTCCTCATCTGGCCGGTCCTCGAAGGGAGGGTGATCGACGTCAGCTTCTATGCGGAGGATGCGCCCCGGGCCTTCAGGCTCTTCCTCCTTCTCCTCGCCTTCCTTGCCGGGGTCCTCGCCCTGGAGCATCGGGCGAGCATGAGGAGGCTCAGGTCCATCAGGCGGGACGCAGATGAGGATCTCGAAGGCCGGGGCCGGGCCTAGGCCTAAAAGCCCCCGGATCGAGGTCAGATCTAAGTATCAGGGGATTATCCCCCTCACCATGGTGCCGGAAGAGATCGGGAAGGGCGTATACGTGGTGGGGGGTCCGGGGATATCCCATCCCGCGGACTGCTCCGTCTACCTCGTCGATGCAGGATCGGAGCTGGTGATGATCGACGCTGGAGCAGGCCCCGGGGCGGAGGCGATCCTGAGAAATGTCCGGTCCCTCGGCTTTGACCCCTCCCGGATCGGTTACCTCATCGCCACTCACTGCCACATCGACCACATCGGAGGGATAGCCAGGATCCGGGATGAGACGGGATGCCTGGTGATCTGCTCCGAAGCAGATCGGGAAGGGATCGAGCTCGGGGAGCCGAGGCTCACCGCCGCCGACCTATACGGAATCGAGTACTGGCCCGTCCGGGTCGACCTCCCCCTCGATGGGGAGGAGGAGGACCTGAGGCTGGGGGAGCGGGAGTTTCGGATCATCGCCATCCCCGGCCATACCCCTGGGAGCATCGCCGTCGTCGTCGACCTGGAGGGGCTGAGGTTCCTCTTCGGCCAGGACGTCCACGGCCCCTTCAGCGACGCCTGGGGATCGGACGTTTCCCGGTGGAGGAGGTCGATGGAGCGGCTCCTCGATCTGGAGGCGGACCTCCTCTGCGAGGGGCACGCCGGGGTCTTCAGGGGCCCGGAGGTGAGAATCTACATCCAGTCCCAGTTGAGACGATATCGGCACCTCTGAGCGGGATCGGAGAAAAACGAGCGGCGAGAACGGCGGATGCCAGATTCAGAGGCCGGCCCTGAAGGTGGCCGGATCCCCCTCCTCGACGGAGATAACCCTGTCGAGGAACCTGGACGCGGTCCAGATGTTCGTCGAGGCGTGGCTCGTCACCTCCGGGGCTGTGTAGGATCCGCCCGCCAGGGCGAGGTAGGGGACGAGCTGGTCGGCGAGGTGGCGGTCGACGGCGGCCTTCGAAGCCAGCTGTGCCACCAGCTCCTCCGCCGCCAGGGAGCCTACCCTCTCCGCCGGAAGGCCCCGCTCCCCCAGGGCGCTACCTCCCTTCCACCCCGACCAGAGGGTGATACCGCTCCCGGTGGACGGGAGAGCCCTCGCCTCGGCGGCGATCTCGGCGTCAAAACCCGCCCGCCTCAGAACCCCGATCGCCGCCTCCGCCTGCCTCCGGACGACGTGCTCGGGGAGGTTCGACGAGTGGGACACGCCCTCCACCGCCCCTGCCACTGGGGCGGAGAGGTCGGCCCTCACCAGCTCCCCGGGGACCGTCTCCAGGGTGACCAACCCGCCGCCCCGGGGAAAGTATCCCCGCCGCTCCACCGTCAACCTCGCCCGGACTCCGAACGAGGCGAAGGCGGGGAGAGCGACCCTGGAGAGGTGGTCGATGGTAGGAGACCACCTGACGTCGGTCCCCCCCCGGACGGTCAGGGTCGCGGGCCCGTCGGCCCTGGCCAGGGCTGGGAGGAGGCAGTGGATGAGAAGGGAGACGCTTCCGGCGGTGCCGATCTCAAAGTCGTAGACCCCACCCCGGACCCTGCCGGGCGAGAAGAGAACCTCCCGGGAGCCGGGCCTCACCCCCTCCGTCCTGGCGTCCGAGATCTTGGCCAGGGCGGATATCGCCGTCGAGTGCTGGGGGGAGAGCCCCGGATTGGGCCTCATCTCCCGGATCCTCGTGATCCGGACCGGTTCGCCGGTGACCGCCGAGAGGGCCACCGCCGTTCTGACGATCTGGCCCCCCCCCTCCCCGGAGGAGCCGTTGATATCGATCATCCGACCGCGGATCTGAACTCCTCTTCGAACTCCTCAACCATCCCGGCGATCCTGGAGGCGACCTCGTTCAGGAGGAGGACGGGGTCGACGTCCCTGGTCCTAAGCCGGAAGATGGGGTTTGTCATCATCGGAAACTTGGCGTCGTAGGTGGCGATGAGGACGCGGTCGTCCTCCAGAAGCTCCGTCCTGAGGAGGTTCAGGAGGGTGTGGCTCTCCCCAAAGAACTCCAGATGGAGCTCGTCATCGGTCTTCTTCAGGACCTTTACGTTCATCTGATCACCCCCGTCCCGAAATCGGTGCTGAGCTTCCTCGACTCCACCTGCTCGCATTCGGGGCAGACGAGCCGCTTCCCGTCGAGCTTCAGGGGGGAGGCGCACCTTCCGCAGTACGCCTTGACGACCCCCAGGTCCTCGTCGACGATGGAGAGGCCGATGGTGGGGGTGGCGTCGATGATCTTCGCCTTGACGATGTCCCGGAGGCCCAGGACCTGGCGGATCTCCTTGACGTAA
The sequence above is drawn from the Methanothrix harundinacea 6Ac genome and encodes:
- a CDS encoding right-handed parallel beta-helix repeat-containing protein; this translates as MKISMHHPITFALLGVLAVILYLFGLAGAANITVGPGENIQAAIREALPGDVIEVMSGTYNEDLVIDKRLTLRGVDSGEGKPLLLSDGSYGAITLIEDGITFEGFRLTDLGIDVISDGNIIRENVIRNSGFGICLTRSKENNISQNHVECSGFMGTAVFFNICENNILKDNCLRGGWGGNGIHLLESDNNVIVGNVAQDRSWLGRGIYLDSSNCNFVKGNTATGGPEGCSIALFRSNKNKIVQNNLTDNADSGLKIYHSSGNLIYLNNFDENKNDPFSRNSTSFWHSPEPIVYRYGGNNFTAYLGNFWSVYSGHDAEGDGIGDSPHRFEGGEDRFPLIGRCENYSCTGGEPDEIFGSIGVPAV
- the rimI gene encoding ribosomal protein S18-alanine N-acetyltransferase, coding for MKEMEVGGKIKGGVKIRRFEPPDYSEAVALDAEAGGGHDPYLLTYFYENYPTSFLVAEEGGRIVGMVLGFRQSPLEGRVFWIAVRSGYRGRGVGRRLLMELLEIFRRLGVVDVILEVRATNKRAQGLYVDLGFEIFTTAKNYYPDGEGAIIMRRSL
- a CDS encoding DUF5803 family protein; its protein translation is MNLDAGLGILAVLILTFGQGEAALSPGLEAVSFNGTTYLLAKSEAEVIVPANGSSFNFTLPIRADIRLFNSSGGEVPAETRVDFWRGYYNYQVVAGEEVDGHLNYTLPIADQRFVVLAEEGSSVRVVLPPGYATGDRLLGRARPTPDRIESLDNRTVLIWPVLEGRVIDVSFYAEDAPRAFRLFLLLLAFLAGVLALEHRASMRRLRSIRRDADEDLEGRGRA
- a CDS encoding MBL fold metallo-hydrolase, producing the protein MRISKAGAGPRPKSPRIEVRSKYQGIIPLTMVPEEIGKGVYVVGGPGISHPADCSVYLVDAGSELVMIDAGAGPGAEAILRNVRSLGFDPSRIGYLIATHCHIDHIGGIARIRDETGCLVICSEADREGIELGEPRLTAADLYGIEYWPVRVDLPLDGEEEDLRLGEREFRIIAIPGHTPGSIAVVVDLEGLRFLFGQDVHGPFSDAWGSDVSRWRRSMERLLDLEADLLCEGHAGVFRGPEVRIYIQSQLRRYRHL
- the rtcA gene encoding RNA 3'-terminal phosphate cyclase → MIDINGSSGEGGGQIVRTAVALSAVTGEPVRITRIREMRPNPGLSPQHSTAISALAKISDARTEGVRPGSREVLFSPGRVRGGVYDFEIGTAGSVSLLIHCLLPALARADGPATLTVRGGTDVRWSPTIDHLSRVALPAFASFGVRARLTVERRGYFPRGGGLVTLETVPGELVRADLSAPVAGAVEGVSHSSNLPEHVVRRQAEAAIGVLRRAGFDAEIAAEARALPSTGSGITLWSGWKGGSALGERGLPAERVGSLAAEELVAQLASKAAVDRHLADQLVPYLALAGGSYTAPEVTSHASTNIWTASRFLDRVISVEEGDPATFRAGL
- a CDS encoding DNA-directed RNA polymerase subunit L → MNVKVLKKTDDELHLEFFGESHTLLNLLRTELLEDDRVLIATYDAKFPMMTNPIFRLRTRDVDPVLLLNEVASRIAGMVEEFEEEFRSAVG